A DNA window from Rossellomorea marisflavi contains the following coding sequences:
- a CDS encoding sporulation protein: MLLRKYMSLNGVGSAMIDLILPKDHYQKGEKLQGKFLINGGIVDQLLTKIECQLVMIYQNGKKEEIFDTSVVAITQALETKEKDMYSFVYQIPNDLPAEPAGARFLFRTKLKFEEGQDSVDEDYVTIH, translated from the coding sequence ATGCTACTGCGAAAATATATGTCACTGAATGGTGTCGGTTCAGCAATGATCGATCTGATCCTTCCAAAAGATCACTACCAAAAAGGAGAAAAATTGCAAGGTAAATTCCTTATAAACGGTGGGATCGTCGATCAGCTCCTGACAAAAATCGAATGTCAGCTTGTCATGATCTATCAAAACGGTAAGAAAGAAGAAATCTTCGATACGAGTGTGGTGGCGATCACTCAAGCTCTCGAGACGAAAGAGAAGGACATGTATTCATTCGTCTATCAGATTCCGAATGATCTGCCGGCTGAACCTGCAGGAGCAAGGTTCCTGTTCAGGACAAAGCTCAAGTTTGAGGAAGGACAAGATAGCGTGGATGAGGATTACGTCACGATTCATTAG